The Patescibacteria group bacterium DNA window TGCCCGCAAATCTACAGATGAAGCGGACAGGCAAGTTTTATCAATTGAAGCGCAACTAACTGAAGTCAGAGAGTATGCTCAAAAAGAAAATCTGTTGATTGTTCGTGAGTTTATTGAGACAAAATCAGCCAAACAACCAGGCAGAGAAATTTTTGAGAAAATGTTAGCGGGCATAGAGAACGGTGAGGCAAATGGAATTTTAGCGTGGCATCCGGATAGAGTCGCCAGAAATGCGGTTGACGCTGGAAAAATTATTCACCTTCTCGATAGAGGATTTTTAGCCACGCTAAAATTCCCCACTTTCTGGTTTGACAAAACTCCTCAAGGACTTTTTATGCTCTCAATCGCTTTTGGGCAGAGCAAATATTACATCGATAATCTTTCGGAAAATATCAAGCGGGGCATACGCCAAAAACTACGAAAAGGAATTTATCCAGGGGTGTGCACCACTTGGTTATGTTAACGAATTGAAAAATCACACCATTCTTAAAGACCCGGAAACTTGGCAAAAAGTCAGAAAACTTTTTCTGGCGTGTGCCGTAGGTAAATATACGCTTGATCATTTGCAAAAATT harbors:
- a CDS encoding recombinase family protein, whose translation is MTNNFPQKFFLYARKSTDEADRQVLSIEAQLTEVREYAQKENLLIVREFIETKSAKQPGREIFEKMLAGIENGEANGILAWHPDRVARNAVDAGKIIHLLDRGFLATLKFPTFWFDKTPQGLFMLSIAFGQSKYYIDNLSENIKRGIRQKLRKGIYPGVCTTWLC